One Comamonas sp. 26 genomic region harbors:
- a CDS encoding DNA translocase FtsK produces MTYTLNASKASSSSKSKARATTPRYGVIRFSQEVLLLIGLLALVFWLTAMLTYSPQDAAWSTSGAGQRPFVQNWMGRVGAWLADACYFGFGMSIWWLVLASVQTWITSLVRWMRGGVNKDGSPIALMPLWRRRFLFWGGLAVLMVASCALEWTRLYRFESLLPGPAGGVFGYMMGFNSLKWLGFAGSGLIGICLFVLGAAMVFGFSWGSLAEGLGARLDGLVQFGRERREIAKDVSVGKKAAREREEVVFDRTDGEIRPPVHQPVQIIEPVLQEAAQPSARVVKERQKPLFTDHPDSKLPQVDLLDEAPQRQESVSAETLEMTSRLIEKRLKDFGVEVRVVAAMPGPVITRYEIEPATGVKGSQIVNLAKDLARSLSLVSVRVIETIPGKNFMALELPNAKRQSIRLSEVLGSQVYHDAKSMLTMGLGKDIVGNPVVADLAKMPHVLVAGTTGSGKSVGINAMILSLLYKAEARDVRLLMIDPKMLEMSVYEGIPHLLCPVVTDMKQAANGLNWCVAEMERRYKLMSKLGVRNLAGYNTKIDEAKAREESIPNPFSLTPEEPEPLQRLPHVVIVIDELADLMMVVGKKIEELIARLAQKARAAGIHLILATQRPSVDVITGLIKANIPTRIAFQVSSKIDSRTVLDQMGAESLLGMGDMLYMASGTGQPIRVHGAFVSDDEVHRVVSYLKAQGDPDYIEGILEGGTVDGDAEASGEGGGGEKDELYDQAVEIVLKDRKASISYVQRKLRIGYNRSANLLEQMEQAGLVSSLTSSGQRDVLVPNRDAS; encoded by the coding sequence ATGACATACACATTGAACGCTTCGAAGGCGTCTTCCTCCAGCAAATCCAAAGCCCGGGCAACCACTCCGCGCTATGGAGTGATTCGCTTCAGTCAGGAAGTTTTGCTGCTCATTGGCTTGCTGGCTCTGGTTTTCTGGCTCACAGCCATGCTGACCTATTCCCCGCAGGATGCCGCCTGGTCCACTTCTGGTGCCGGGCAAAGGCCGTTTGTTCAAAACTGGATGGGCCGCGTTGGTGCCTGGCTGGCAGATGCCTGCTATTTCGGCTTTGGCATGTCCATCTGGTGGCTGGTGCTGGCCTCGGTGCAGACCTGGATCACATCGCTGGTGCGCTGGATGCGTGGTGGCGTGAACAAAGATGGCTCACCAATAGCGCTGATGCCGCTGTGGCGTCGCCGCTTTCTGTTCTGGGGCGGTCTGGCTGTCTTGATGGTGGCCAGCTGTGCGCTGGAGTGGACTCGTCTTTATCGTTTTGAAAGCCTGCTGCCTGGCCCGGCTGGCGGCGTATTTGGCTACATGATGGGCTTCAATAGCCTCAAATGGCTGGGCTTTGCAGGCTCTGGCCTGATTGGCATCTGCCTGTTCGTGCTGGGTGCGGCCATGGTATTTGGCTTTTCATGGGGTTCTTTGGCCGAAGGTCTGGGCGCGCGCCTGGATGGTCTGGTGCAATTTGGCCGCGAGCGCCGCGAGATCGCCAAGGATGTTTCCGTCGGCAAAAAGGCAGCCCGCGAGCGCGAGGAAGTCGTGTTTGACCGCACTGACGGCGAAATTCGTCCCCCTGTACATCAGCCGGTGCAGATTATTGAGCCTGTGCTGCAAGAAGCGGCCCAGCCTAGCGCCCGTGTGGTGAAGGAGCGCCAGAAGCCGCTGTTCACAGATCACCCCGACAGCAAGCTGCCGCAGGTTGACTTGCTGGACGAGGCACCTCAGCGCCAGGAGTCAGTCTCTGCCGAGACGCTGGAGATGACCAGCCGCCTGATTGAAAAGCGTTTGAAAGACTTCGGCGTGGAAGTGCGGGTGGTTGCGGCCATGCCCGGTCCTGTAATTACGCGCTATGAAATTGAGCCCGCCACGGGCGTCAAGGGCTCGCAGATCGTCAACTTGGCCAAGGATCTCGCGCGTTCACTGTCGCTAGTGTCTGTGCGGGTGATTGAGACCATTCCGGGCAAGAACTTCATGGCGCTTGAGCTGCCCAATGCCAAGCGCCAGTCGATTCGCCTGTCTGAAGTGCTGGGCTCACAGGTCTATCACGATGCCAAGAGCATGCTGACCATGGGCTTGGGCAAAGACATCGTGGGCAACCCCGTGGTGGCTGATTTGGCCAAGATGCCCCACGTGCTGGTGGCGGGTACCACCGGCTCCGGCAAATCCGTGGGTATCAACGCCATGATTCTGTCTCTGCTTTACAAGGCCGAGGCCCGCGATGTGCGCTTGCTGATGATCGACCCCAAGATGCTGGAAATGTCGGTCTATGAAGGCATTCCCCACCTGCTGTGCCCTGTGGTGACGGATATGAAGCAGGCGGCCAATGGCTTGAACTGGTGCGTGGCCGAGATGGAACGCCGCTACAAGCTGATGAGCAAGCTGGGAGTGCGCAATCTGGCCGGCTACAACACCAAAATTGATGAGGCCAAGGCGCGTGAGGAATCGATTCCCAACCCGTTCAGTCTGACGCCTGAAGAGCCCGAGCCGCTGCAGCGCTTGCCGCATGTGGTCATCGTCATTGATGAGCTGGCCGACCTGATGATGGTAGTGGGCAAGAAAATTGAAGAGCTGATCGCCCGTCTGGCGCAGAAGGCGCGTGCTGCAGGCATTCACCTGATTCTGGCCACCCAGCGCCCCAGCGTGGATGTGATTACCGGTCTGATCAAGGCCAATATTCCCACGCGTATTGCCTTCCAGGTATCTAGCAAGATCGATAGCCGTACCGTGCTGGACCAGATGGGGGCCGAATCCTTGCTTGGCATGGGTGACATGCTCTACATGGCCAGCGGTACGGGCCAGCCGATTCGCGTGCATGGCGCTTTTGTGTCGGATGACGAGGTGCACCGCGTGGTCAGCTACCTCAAGGCGCAGGGCGATCCTGACTACATCGAAGGCATTCTGGAAGGCGGAACTGTCGATGGTGACGCAGAAGCGAGTGGCGAAGGCGGCGGTGGCGAGAAAGATGAACTCTATGACCAAGCTGTGGAAATTGTGCTGAAAGACCGCAAGGCCAGCATTTCCTACGTTCAGCGCAAACTTCGCATTGGGTACAACCGATCGGCCAACCTGCTGGAGCAGATGGAGCAGGCCGGACTGGTTAGCTCGCTGACCTCCAGTGGGCAGCGTGATGTGCTGGTGCCGAACCGGGATGCTTCCTGA
- the brnQ gene encoding branched-chain amino acid transport system II carrier protein, whose amino-acid sequence MKKLKTWDIFALGFMTFALFLGAGNIIFPPMVGMAAGENLLGASAGFLLTGVGLPLLGVIALARVGGGLDTLTHPIGRIAGLVLAVAIYLTIGPLFATPRTATVSFEMGLAPFVGNTPGMLLAFTITYFVMVALLSLFPGKLMDNVGKIITPVLIVALAVLGGSAVLAPVGGYSVSTTAYATQAAAFSEGFLQGYQTMDALASLIFGIVIVNAIKAAGVHDTKLHTRYCIYAGIIAAVCLGLVYASLMYLGATNSNLAANATTGVQILTAFVQQTFGPAGLWLLAIVIMLACLTTGIGLITACSSFFSELTGINYRAMVIGLSVFSAVVANQGLAQLIAVAVPVLVGLYPLAIALIALSLLHRWNQPSRVYIPVMAVALVFGMFDAAKAANFDLLVPAWLNSLPGAAMGMGWVTPVVCVLVIAGVLDFATGSKQAMSAKRA is encoded by the coding sequence ATGAAAAAACTCAAGACGTGGGACATTTTTGCCCTCGGCTTCATGACCTTTGCCTTGTTCCTCGGGGCAGGCAACATCATCTTCCCCCCCATGGTGGGCATGGCTGCGGGTGAAAACCTGCTGGGCGCATCGGCCGGCTTTTTGCTGACCGGCGTGGGCCTGCCACTGCTTGGCGTGATCGCTCTGGCCCGCGTGGGCGGTGGTCTGGACACCCTGACTCACCCCATCGGCCGCATTGCCGGTCTGGTTCTGGCGGTTGCCATTTACCTCACCATAGGCCCGCTGTTCGCCACGCCGCGCACAGCCACGGTCTCGTTTGAGATGGGCCTGGCTCCGTTTGTGGGCAACACACCTGGCATGCTGCTGGCCTTCACCATCACCTATTTTGTGATGGTGGCGCTGCTGTCGCTGTTCCCCGGCAAGCTGATGGACAACGTGGGCAAGATCATCACCCCCGTGCTGATTGTGGCTCTGGCTGTACTCGGCGGCTCTGCCGTGCTGGCCCCCGTGGGCGGCTACAGTGTCAGCACCACGGCCTATGCCACGCAAGCTGCAGCCTTCTCCGAAGGCTTTTTGCAGGGCTACCAGACCATGGATGCGCTGGCTTCGCTGATCTTCGGCATCGTCATCGTCAACGCCATCAAGGCGGCTGGCGTGCATGACACCAAGCTGCACACCCGCTACTGCATCTACGCCGGCATCATTGCCGCCGTGTGTCTGGGTCTGGTCTATGCATCACTGATGTACCTGGGTGCCACCAACAGCAATCTGGCAGCCAATGCCACTACCGGTGTGCAGATTCTCACGGCTTTTGTGCAGCAGACCTTTGGCCCCGCAGGCCTGTGGCTGCTGGCCATCGTCATCATGCTGGCCTGCCTGACGACCGGGATCGGCCTGATCACGGCATGCAGCAGCTTCTTCAGCGAGCTGACCGGCATCAATTACCGCGCCATGGTCATCGGCCTGTCCGTCTTCAGCGCTGTTGTCGCCAACCAAGGCCTGGCCCAGCTGATTGCCGTGGCCGTGCCTGTGCTCGTGGGTCTGTACCCTCTGGCCATTGCCCTGATCGCCCTGAGCCTGCTGCACCGCTGGAACCAGCCATCGCGCGTCTACATCCCCGTCATGGCCGTCGCACTGGTCTTTGGCATGTTCGACGCAGCCAAGGCTGCCAACTTTGATTTGCTAGTCCCCGCATGGCTGAACAGCCTGCCCGGTGCCGCTATGGGCATGGGCTGGGTCACTCCCGTTGTCTGCGTGCTAGTCATTGCGGGCGTGCTGGACTTTGCCACCGGCAGCAAACAAGCCATGAGCGCCAAACGCGCCTGA
- the rpmG gene encoding 50S ribosomal protein L33: MASKGGREKIKLASTAGTGHFYTTTKNKKTMPEKMSIIKFDPKARKHVEYKETKLK; this comes from the coding sequence ATGGCTTCCAAAGGCGGACGCGAAAAGATCAAGCTGGCTTCTACTGCTGGCACCGGTCACTTCTACACCACAACCAAGAACAAGAAGACGATGCCTGAAAAGATGTCGATCATCAAGTTCGACCCCAAGGCTCGCAAGCACGTCGAGTACAAGGAAACCAAGCTGAAGTAA
- the trxB gene encoding thioredoxin-disulfide reductase: MSSTKHAQVLILGSGPAGYTAAVYAARANLNPLLITGMAQGGQLMTTTEVDNWPADVMGVQGPELMQRFQEHAERFKTEIVFDHINKVDFSKRPFTLTGDSGTYTCDSLILATGASAKYLGLPSEEAFMGRGVSACATCDGFFYREQPVCVIGGGNTAVEEALYLSNIASKVTLVHRRDKFKAEPILVDKLMAKVKEGKIELKTHFTLDEVLGDQSGVTGIRIKSTQDGHTEEIKLLGAFIAIGHHPNTDIFQGQLELENGYIVTQGGLKGFATQTSVPGVFAAGDCQDHVYRQAITSAGTGCMAALDAQRFLEQES; encoded by the coding sequence ATGTCCTCCACCAAACACGCACAAGTTCTCATCCTGGGCTCCGGCCCTGCTGGCTACACGGCCGCCGTGTACGCCGCCCGCGCCAACCTTAATCCGCTGCTGATCACTGGCATGGCCCAAGGCGGCCAGCTGATGACCACCACCGAAGTGGACAACTGGCCAGCCGATGTGATGGGCGTGCAGGGTCCCGAGCTGATGCAGCGCTTTCAGGAGCACGCAGAGCGCTTCAAGACTGAAATCGTGTTCGATCACATCAACAAGGTCGACTTCTCCAAGCGCCCGTTCACACTGACTGGTGACAGCGGCACTTACACCTGCGACTCACTGATTCTTGCGACCGGCGCATCGGCCAAGTATCTGGGCCTGCCCTCTGAAGAAGCCTTCATGGGCCGCGGCGTTTCTGCCTGCGCCACCTGCGACGGGTTCTTCTACCGTGAACAGCCTGTCTGCGTCATCGGCGGCGGCAACACTGCAGTGGAAGAAGCGCTGTACCTGTCCAACATCGCCAGCAAGGTCACTCTGGTACACCGCCGCGACAAGTTCAAGGCTGAACCCATTCTGGTCGACAAGCTGATGGCCAAGGTCAAGGAAGGCAAGATCGAGCTCAAAACCCACTTCACGCTGGATGAAGTGCTGGGCGACCAGAGCGGCGTGACTGGCATCCGCATCAAGAGCACGCAGGACGGCCACACCGAAGAAATCAAGCTGCTGGGGGCCTTCATTGCCATTGGCCACCACCCCAACACCGACATCTTCCAGGGCCAGCTGGAGCTGGAAAACGGCTACATCGTCACCCAAGGCGGCCTCAAAGGCTTTGCCACACAGACTAGCGTGCCCGGCGTGTTTGCCGCTGGCGACTGCCAGGACCATGTGTACCGCCAAGCCATCACCAGCGCTGGCACGGGCTGCATGGCAGCCCTCGACGCACAGCGTTTCCTGGAGCAAGAGTCCTGA
- the lolA gene encoding outer membrane lipoprotein chaperone LolA, protein MKRLLTAILIAAGASTAMADGLKSLESFMKNVRAGKAEFTQSVTAPPKQGQEARTKISSGSFEFQRPGKFRFNYVKPFEQLIVADGKTLWLYDADLNQVTERAQAQALGSTPAAILTSATDLKALKADFELSNEPNGDGMEWVLASPKQKGGQLKSVRIGFTPEGQLAALSIEDSFGQHSLMKFQSLQTQASLPASTFQFKAPKGADVLKQ, encoded by the coding sequence ATGAAACGTCTTTTGACTGCAATTTTGATAGCTGCTGGCGCAAGCACAGCAATGGCTGATGGCTTGAAAAGCCTTGAGTCCTTTATGAAGAACGTCCGCGCAGGCAAGGCGGAGTTCACGCAGTCGGTGACGGCTCCTCCCAAGCAGGGGCAGGAGGCGCGCACCAAGATTTCCAGCGGTAGCTTTGAATTTCAGCGCCCCGGCAAGTTTCGTTTCAACTACGTCAAGCCGTTTGAGCAACTGATCGTGGCGGACGGCAAGACGCTGTGGCTGTATGACGCCGACCTGAATCAAGTCACAGAGCGCGCGCAGGCGCAGGCTCTGGGCAGCACGCCGGCGGCAATTTTGACTTCGGCCACGGATCTGAAGGCGCTCAAGGCAGACTTTGAGCTGAGCAACGAGCCCAATGGCGATGGTATGGAATGGGTGCTGGCCAGCCCCAAGCAAAAGGGCGGTCAGCTTAAAAGCGTGCGCATTGGCTTTACGCCCGAAGGGCAGCTGGCGGCGCTCAGCATTGAAGACAGCTTCGGCCAGCATTCGCTGATGAAGTTCCAGTCTTTGCAGACACAGGCTTCTTTGCCAGCATCGACCTTCCAGTTCAAAGCGCCTAAGGGTGCGGACGTGCTCAAGCAGTAA
- the rpmB gene encoding 50S ribosomal protein L28, with protein MARVCEVTGKKPMVGNNVSHANNKTKRRFLPNLQYRRFWVETENRWVRLRVSSAALRLIDKNGIDSVLADMRARGQA; from the coding sequence ATGGCACGCGTATGTGAAGTTACGGGCAAGAAGCCCATGGTGGGCAACAACGTTTCCCACGCCAACAACAAGACCAAGCGTCGTTTCCTGCCTAACCTGCAGTACCGTCGTTTCTGGGTCGAAACAGAAAACCGTTGGGTGCGCCTGCGCGTTTCCAGCGCTGCTCTGCGTTTGATCGACAAGAACGGCATCGACTCCGTGCTCGCAGATATGCGCGCCCGTGGCCAAGCTTAA